The nucleotide sequence ACAGAGTTAATATTCAGACATCGTGAATAAGATTCAGAAATGTCCAACTGTAGATGCTGGacaaagaatttattttggttttcaaaatCAAACCATGACTCATAGGGATTTGGATTTCACTTCATACAAACATCCACTAGATATTAGGTGCCAGCTTTGGTTCTCtaacataacattttttaaaaactggtcTTAAAGCTCCCCTGTCATTTGGTCTAAATTAATGTAGGTTTTTTGCTAGTAAATTACATATTAATCTTTACTATAGCTGTTTATGTAAATCAGAAAAGAGGATCTATGTGTGACCTTAAAGTAAACTGAAGCaccattaaaacaaataaagataCAAACCTAGCAATGACAAGAAAGcacactgttttaaaatgttgttcttGCAATTATTTTACTTGTTCAAAGAACAGTTTACACATTAGTAGCTAAACTGCAATTTAGCTTACATTTCCAGAGTCGGATTCCAAGTTATTCTTTATTCTGGTTTTTAGGTAATGCGTATAAAGCTATGTATTCTCATTCTGGGGTAATCTTTCCAAAGGATATGAGTCACTTCTCCATTATTTGTGAAGAATAtgggaaaagtaaaatattattattttgtggCATTTGGAAATggatgtaaaaacaaaaaaatttaaaaaataggtgGGATGTTGATCATTGTGAGTCATTTcttgggaagaaggaaagaacaaaCACTAGCTGCTGACCTACCGCTATGAAAGCCAAGGATTTACTGCTGACTCAAGTAGATATTGATAGCTGCAGAATACAAAGGAGATCTTGCAGCAGGACTGAAGAGGAAACTCTTGCCTCTTTAAGTAATAAGGAGCTGCCTGTGTTGATTTCTTGGAGGCTGCTATTTGTTTAAACAATCTTCTCCACGTTAACCAATTAGAACTATATCCTGCCAACAGTTGCTACAACTGAGTCTTCTTCTGAGTTTCCAGAAGTCCTGGCCAATCTTCAGGTAGGGAAAGAAGCGCAAGACTGAACTCCATAGCACTGAGGTAGCTCCACCACTAATTCCCAGTGCAATCGCCTCCTGTTTCTGAGTCTTTCACCAGTCCTGGTTGGTATAAATGTTGATATAAACAAAACCGAAGCAACGTAAATACTTTGTAACACATTTGCATTCTGATCAACTaattgaaaaagcaaacaaaaaacatacaaaaactGTTCTGATACCAAAACTGATTTTTGAAAGTGACTTTATGTCACTGCGGCCTTTGTATATTTTATTCATACCATTCAAGCAGTTGCACTGGGAATTACTCGCTTATGTGTGTAACTAAACAAACTATCTGTAGAGCATGCACAACACAAAAGACAATGCATTTAATAATTATGACTTCACTGTATTTACAATTTGccgttttttttaaagttgcagTAGACACACTATGAAGAAGcctgataattttattttctgcaggtgtaaggttttttggtttgtttttattattgaGGAAAGCTGCTTTTAAGCAGCTACTTTAAGTTCTGCCTGCTActcttctctgcctcttcttattctttttctgtacCAAAGAGATGCTTTCGTGCCAGCACAGGCACTTGAGCAACTCAGTAGTGGGCCAGGTCAGGGTGCTGACTGAGAACTAATTCTAAACGCAGATTCCAGGACTGGTAAGTGATGAATTGGGAATGAGCAGCAGGGTAGGATTGTCAGGAACATGGCAGTCTGTATTTATCTTTGAAAAAGCTGCTGTGAAACTGAGTCTGAATGAAGGCTTGCATGGAGAAACAATCGTAAAAATGTGTTCTGTCATTacaaaataagttttttaaagtcatccaagaaatattttaaaatcatcgtcttattaataaaaataaaagtagtacCTGCTCTGCGGTCTTTATATGATTTTATTCATTGTTACTTCTAAGCAGACCTGAAGCAGTATTAACAGGTTAGATGCCATAGATTTCAAAAAATCAGTAACAAGTAAAATGCTACATTACAATGTTTGCACTTTACCAAAATGATTGTGGATGTTTACATtaatcatttttaaagcataaacGTTTAACAGTCCAACAGTTTACTACAGAATGTTAACTTAGGGATGCAAATGGATCCATGTGCCTGTTATTTCTTCCTGTCAGTCAGAGGGCTCACATGGCCATTTCAGATCCTTAAAAAAGGCACTTTTGCAGCTGAGGATTTGATAACCACGTTCAAGTTCCAGCCCTGGAACAACTGATCTCCAGCCAATAAATCCCTGGGTAGTCCTCGGTACTGGAGGAGATGGCAACACCTAGAACAAAAGTGACATGTAGAATTCAATTATTAAAAGGTTTTTTATTGTAATTTCTATCATGCAACATCCCCTTTTTTTGCTGCAGTGTGGATGAAAATgagaatttatgaaaaatagtGGTTTTAAATGCAATCTGCTGAACTAATATCCTGAACACACACCGAcgttaatggaagaaaataagaacttTAAAAGAAAGCCCAGATGCATGCGAGCTTGATTTATAATACAGGATagtttataatttaaaatgttgttaGAATAATTTAGGTCCTATTCTATAGCAAGGcacagggaaagagagaagTAAAATGAACAAATTCCAATGAAGTAACTAACTTTAATTTATCACCCTTCTAAAAAAGTGCCTATATTGGTATGTATAAGAGGAAATCAAAAAGCAAAGTTATTGTTTAGTAGTGTATgttaatatacttttttttttccaaaaaaaagttttgcttaaTAGCTTTCTAAGAGCTTTACATTATTagaagagttttattttcagctttagaTTTTTCCCTTACagaataataatgataataataataataatatttaaaatgagataGCTTCTCTAAACAGGAGAAATAGCATTTCATACTTGCTGTAATGTATTTGGTAGCAATGCAGCTACAGAACAGTAATTTTGTGGCCAAATGCTAAAGATATTTCTGACTAAGCTGGCTTTTGCATCAAGAACCGCTTAGCTGTTCCACCTCCTTTCTACTTTAGAAGATGGGTAAGCATCAAGTTAATCTGCAACTAATCTagctaaaaaggaaacaaaacaaaagccaagagCCTCTGTTCACTGCTGTGCTTACTTTGGCCGAATCATCTCAATTGGGCACGTTATATCATTTAGCATCTGGGGACTTAGCAGAGAAATACACAGCAAGAGAACAATGTTTCAGTTCTCTTGCCAGAGTTGCTTCACTTTGTTCTTTGGCCAAGATTAGAAAATGTTTATGATATTTAGGTGGAGCAGTTCCTCTGAAAAGATAGTCTTTATGGCCAAAAATGCCACCCACTGAGCAGGATAATGAAGGAAATCATGTCCCACTTACGATCTGGGGAAGGGACTATGAAGAAGCAATTATTAACATAACCTAGAGAGAACAGGTCTGATGACTGTTACCACGAAGGTAAACATGCAGAAGGACACACAGTTCTGAATAAGGACTTAAACTTTACTCTGAAGATGTAAAGGGTGACCTAAATAACAGCTAACCCTTATTTTCCTTAGCAAATAAAGGTTCTGAGATGAAATTGAAACTACGATCCCTATTTCAGTATGCACGAGGCTGTGCATGCTACTTCAGCAGCTGATTTTAGCTGTGTGATTTGTTAACACGTACACCCCCAGTGTACTGAAGCACAGGTAAACTTGACTGAAACTGGAGGCTTGAGACAAAACTGAAGTAGCTCTAATGGCAGAAATGCTGccatttcatttctctgccGTACTCAGCACTAGCTCTTAACGTTTGTTTCAATTTAATCTCCGTAAAAGCTTTTACTGCTTCCTCACCttatgtccccatccctggaatcCTTTGAAAGAAGGCTAGTTCGGCGAGTAGGAATTTCCAATCTCTTTGTTTCCTTAATCTTTTCTAAGTGGACTAGCCTTCCTTTTTGTTGGCATATTCTGCTCCCCCTTTTGTGAATACGTTCCTCTCCCAATGTCACTGATTTGGCTGCCTGAGTAGTTATCCTATTCATTGGTGATTCTCACACGGTATATTTATAAATCAAACCATCCACATGCCACTCTAATTTCCAGCTCTTTGACAACTTTTAAACTCTGGatatatgaatataaataataacatttcaTATTGTTATGAACTGGCTCATTAGAATTGGCTTCTTACTAATTTGTGTCACTAAAGAGGACGGTGGCATCTCTGCCAAAAGAAGActgttttaaatacagcaagaaaaatgactGCATCTAAATCAATAGTTAAAACTGAGAGCTAAGGTTATGATAGGCCTTGAAGTAAGACATATATTAATATGTGTATATTTGAGAAGTGAACGGTCAGCGTAAGTGGCTCTGTGAGCACTCTCTTGTGCTGAGCTGTACAGCTGACCTGTTAGTGGGTGTCACAGAGGAGTGCCTGGGGGAGATGCTTCACAGAAAGAAGATTTTGTACAGTGAAGGCTCTGTGAACTAACAACCATATCCAAAGGGCAATTCCTTGTCTTAAATGAATGCTTTTAAAGCATTGCTCGGGTTGCAAATACAATTTACTTTGACCTTTAGTTAAAGGCCCACCTCTACAAGACAACTGATTTTTAGAGCTTGTGTGGTTTCTTAAGACCGATATTGCTGTAttgcaattttaaaatctaattttctaaccttaatgtatttttccacaGGTGTCACAGGTCGAACCTGCAGATGTTCTGGAAGCTCTATCTtgggttttgtattttctttcttttcatcttcaatcaactaaaaccaaaacatcaaCATTAACAATTGGATTCTTTATCTTTTTCAATACGCTGTAATATCTGATACCTGCACCATTCCCCTCATTGTTGCATCTGAACTCCCTGTTCTTTCCATCTGAAACAGGACTACTTATTGTAGTGCTTTAGAAATCGTTGTAATGTATTTTTTGGTTTCAGAAAGTGATGTAGTTCTGAATTTCAGATGAAAGGCTAAATATTGCTGAGTGATTCCAACTCTCTTAACCGTATCACTGGTCCAAAAAGGGTTAGAAATATATCTTATATGACCACAAAACAAAGATTAATAAATGCTAAATACACATGTTCACCAATAGTAACAATGCATAGTTTGCCAACTTTTCAGCTGTAGATCTATTAGTACTGTGCAAAGCATGGATGTTGAAGCCCAGAGGACCAAAGTTTTCCAAGGTGCTAACTTGGATGCACGCAGGAATTCCCAAAATATCCTAGAACAGATTAAGTACTTCTAGCCCCATGGAAAGTACATTTAAAGCTCTTCAGGGGCTGCATCAATGCTGTTCTTTAGCAATGAAATACTGTGATTCCAAATGTAACATTATGTGCTACTATATTCTAATATCTAAAAATCATTGAGAACCGACATGTCTCCAAATATTTTCGTTTGTTGTAAATTCCctcactgaaaattttaattagCTAGAACCTTTTCTCCTAGATTTTAAAACTACCATATGGATAGACAAAggggaaatattttcctgtcaGTGTGCAATCTAGTATTTGTTAACACTATTGGGAGTCATGTTTCTCAAGAGAATTCTGTCAAAATACGCATAGCATATAAATTACCACTTGCCATACTTTATTCAGAGGAAAACTGAAACTTTGAACCCATCTTAAAAGTAGTGCACTTGTTACCTCGGAACTTGGCTTAGTAAAGCATACTCAGTACTTTTCTAGTCTTCTGTGCTCTCATAATTTTGTGTCTCAATAAATCTGTGTCCATGTAAATTTCATGTGTTGCTTATGTGCCATTCAATCTTACCTCCTCAAGAGGTGTTTTCAAGAATCCCCACTTGTGAGACCACCTTTTTGCAGCTTCTAGTTCAGTttcaatgtttcttttcctgaaacaaacagaaagaatacTTAAGATGACTTGCtaagctttcattaaaaaagcaaaaacaacacGCAAACCCAACCACGAATGTCACAAAGCACAGCGCTTTAGCACGAATCTTTAGACCTTCACATCAAAGCAGCAAGTTTATGTGTGAGTTAACAATTGTCTGACTCGGAGATAGtgggaaaatgttttcaatggGTTGGAAATGAAACAGTAGATGTGAACGTGCTTCCTTGCAAATTACGTTGGGAATTGGAGGTCAAATTTGCtatgatactttaaaaaaagaaacaaacaaaaaaaagaaaaataagcatcaCTGCTTTGATACATATTTCATTTACTACTGAGTGATGAAACGACCGTTCTGGCTCTTTCCCAGCCCTCACACTCGGCGGGAGGCCGGAGGGAAGCGCCCCCCGCCGTGCCCGTCCCCTCAGGGCACCGGCACCCTCGGGCTTTCTGCAGACGGCAGCTCCGAGGGGCACACGCGCCCCGCAAACGCAGGCGAACGAAGGAACGAATTCCTTCGGCCTCCGCCCGCCCGGGAGCGGGCGCGGAGCCGCGTtgggcgggcggggagggaggtggccGGGTGCCGTTACCAGATCTCGTCCCGGGCTACGAAGCTGCAGGGCTTCGCCATGGCCGGCCGGGCCGCGCGGCTGAGGCGTTGCCGGGCGACagccgggggcggggcggggctcgCGCCACGGCCGTTGAAAAAGGGCGGGAAGAGCGCGCGACGCTTTCTGCAGGCGGCGGCTCCTTTGTTTCTTCGCcggtgtgttttgttttggtttgtttgtttgtttgtttttttgggaggggtgtgtatttgctttttaaaaaattttatttttaacgtTATTCAGTAGGAAAACACGTTTGGGTTAAGATGAAGAAATCTGTTACTTTGCGTGAGGAGTCAGCCGTATTTCAGAGGAAGAGATGTTGTCTGAACTCTGTAATTTACTGATTAACCAGGCTCCCAttagcagaaaacaaatacttGGGTGCCGTTCTGGATACCGAGTTGTTAGGAGCTTATTTTAAACCTGGACAAGGGAGTTGTTCAACAGCCAAAAgcttgcagtatttttaaattggttTAATGGATGTGCAAAGCTATTGAAggtgtgttgtgggttttttgcttgtttgtttttaatttttttttttaataacagcttGTTAACATGTCCAAAGCTCAGACCCTGTGTGCCCTGATGgttatttgtttgtatttagTCTTTTAACCTGCTATTTCCAGTTTCTAGGTCTTCTTGATATACACCAAAATTATCTTTTGGTAATTGTAGTGGGAAATTACATCAGCCTTGTAACATAGGGTGACTTTCTGATCCCTTTTTCTGGTAGGTGTTCTTTACAAACTACGTGCTATTATTAGGACTTCTGAGAAAGACCTCAGCGTGCTTCATGGGTTATATGTAAGAAcccaaaaaatatttacagcttGTAAAAAGCTTGCTGTGTTCCcgtatattaatatttttggttctccatcaattttttttttttggtaattttattttcttgcaattGCTTCATAAAACATTTCACCAATGAATGCAGCCAACTGGCTCTTTGCCCTTATAGGTTTAAATAGTTCCCTGACCCCTTTCTTTTTGTCTGGAAACTGGCTTGTGCAAACACACTGTAAATAGCTAATGTGACTTTTTCACACCACTGGACAGTTATTATgcttattataaaataaatgcagaaaggtTTTGACCCAAGCTGAGTGGTTTATAGGTGGTGTGCTTGAATGCTTAAttgctagctttttttttttagtagagcAAGGGATCTAAAGGCCTTAAATATTTGAGTATGAGAAGTCTGTATATACATTTATTAGTCATTTCAGAAGTACTAAGAACCTCTTTTTgagtaagaagagaaaaaaaaacttctgtaGTCCTAAAATTGCAGTTAATACTGCTCTTCTGGGTCTCCAAAATAATCTATCAACAAATAGAATATTTCACTTACAATGCTATTTCTTGATTCTCTAATTGATAATTAGGCTAGCAATTAAATCAGCTGGGTCTACTATCACACCCATAAATGCTTATTGTCCTACTTAATTAACTCCTGCTGCTCAGTCACATTTATCTCAGGAGCCCTCTTGTTACAGCCTTGatgctttctgtgaaaaaaagtaatttgttaatgaaaacaataaaattcaTCGTTTACTGTGTGTCAGGATTTACACTGCAGTAGCATTTGTCAAGAGAGAATTAAACTTCTTACACTAACCTGTGAAAATAGGACTTTATAATGTTgagtctttctggttttgtacttaactgaattatttttcagatgaggGAATGCAGTAAATGAGTAGTTAGTTTTAGGTCTTATTGGGTTCTTATAAGCACAGGACAATATTAGAATTGCACTTGCACTATGAGAAAAATAGGATTTTAATGAGCTAATAACTATACTGAATGACTTAGGGATACAGGTCCATTGAGACTCAAGTCATTAGCTGAGAGTCTGGATCTTGTAGCTACACACAGCAGCATTTGTCATCACATGACAAACGTTGAAGCAGATATTACATCACTCAGGATACATGTTTAAATAGAATCAAGTCTGAATACTTGTTGCTTGCAAGCAACAATCAGATCTTCTAAGATGGGTCAATTCTAACCTGGGTATGGCCATAAATGCCAAAATGCTAATGCTTCCTGTCCTCTTCCAATTAGGAATTATCAAAATTTTCGGGTGTTCTgtagtgctgctgctggtcaAGTGGCCGTTCTTTGAGAACTTACAACTGTTCTTCAAGAATTTAAAACTTGTATGTAGCTTGAGAGTTCCAGATTAGTATCTCAAGTTGTAGATATCCTTTCACCTGCGTAAGGCATCACCCTACCACTGGGGGAGTAGTTTCggtcttgggttttttttttttacagaccCTATACTCACTTCTCCTAGCAGACAGGAGAAGTGCTTGCTGTGGTATACAGCCTGGAGTACTGATAtggattaaaaataacaaagtggAAACCAAGATGCTTTAACctaaatacagttttctgtgtAGCTGTGCAAATGCTTCCACCAGCGTGTGATGGGGCAATGCATGAGGGTTTGGAGGAGGGCAGTGCTGGATGATAATGCTAGGTCTGAGTTCTTACGAAGTTACAGCCTCGGGATGTTGTGTTGACACAAATACAGGTGGTACTGCTCTGCAAAACAGGTCAAGGAACCAAAGTGACTTAAACAGACTCTGCAGAAAGTCTGATCACTGTTTTAATCTGTTTCACAGAACAGCTCCGCAAGCAGTTGTGCTTCTTCAATCAAGGCAGCAGACAGAATGGAGACAGGAAAAGGCGATGTGTGAGCTGAAATGTACAACCCAGGGTAGGTGGATATCTTAAACCTCTACTACTGCAAAAGACTGTATAATACAATGATGGCTTTGTTAATGTCGCTCATGGTCTTCAAGATCCGAGTTAAAGTTTGGTTTCTGGAAATCTCATGTCTACTGTGGTGTGAAAACATTAAGGCTTTTTATATTGTTTATGGAGAAAAGTTCCCAAATTAGCACACAATAGCTTTCTGTATGATCATccttgaaattatttgaaaggaACAAACCTGTTCTCTTTTGGGCTCTATGCAAGTATTTGTAAGTGCTGTTGATGAGCATCTCCACTTCCACAGAAGATGCTGAGATTTGATTCTAGGTGATACTTGTGCTCAAGTACTAAAGATGCAGGTACAAAATACCTAATGCTTTATAGTATTCTAAACCAGctattttgtaattttcagCTTCAGTTACAAGGCCAGACCTAGATCATGTCCCTAACTCCAGCATTATGTTATCAACTACACAGTTTTTATTGTACTTAACATTCTTCCCAGTAGAGAATAGTCTTCTGCCTTTTAGCAGAGAATGGGTaggaaaattaaagcaaaaggTTATTTTTCTCGTAATGGGTATTTTGAGTGTTTTTATATTTGCTAATTCTTAGGCCATAAAttataatttgaaattattaatcacagaatcacagttaGATCTAAATTGTGGATCTCTTTATGAAGAGCTCTGTAttgttcaggttggacatttaccccctgcccacccccccccccaaaaaaaaaaaaaaaaaagggtgagaaTCCTCTCTGAGAAGTATGGGATGATGTAAAAAAACTATTGCTATTGAGACAAGCTAGTAACTGTAAGAACTGGTgtaacagaaatacattttcttacGAAGAGATGAGCATTATAGATAGTAATTCTTTCTTCATGGAAACAGCCATGGCATAGGGGCTGTGCAATGTGTATTGCATTGTGTCCTGCTGCGGTAGATGTTTGTAGATGCTGTTTTCTATCTGAGAAATTCAGGCAGTGCAGTGTAATACATGTGCAGTGAATAGCACATGCTAGTGATTTGGGGAATTGTCCCAGAGCTGTGTTGCTAACTATATGTGACCTATAAGTCCCATACATTCCTGCTGTGCCACAGCTTCTGCTGAATGTCTGACATCTCTGTAGAGGGAACTGTCAGTGTTCTGACTGGGCTATTTGATGGCTGGAAACGCAAAACAAATGCTCTGCACTGATGTGAGATAAtaccagggaaggaggggaggatGCTAATGTCCCTAAGGAA is from Caloenas nicobarica isolate bCalNic1 chromosome 15, bCalNic1.hap1, whole genome shotgun sequence and encodes:
- the CIMIP1 gene encoding ciliary microtubule inner protein 1, producing MAKPCSFVARDEIWKRNIETELEAAKRWSHKWGFLKTPLEELIEDEKKENTKPKIELPEHLQVRPVTPVEKYIKVLPSPPVPRTTQGFIGWRSVVPGLELERGYQILSCKSAFFKDLKWPCEPSD